agtgcatttgaaatcttggaggataaccacatgcatcctcgactctcggacctcatcGTCGGATGTTGTACCATTCCTATGCTCGACCTAATAAGTCCctatggcgtggtcaaagcatgtaacctcatgtgtggtagccctttcatttgccttctctaggtgtgcctttggtttcggagcccatatctctccatcactccgcaacttcaatgcatgggcgtgtctatcgttgaaccaggcaacaagcttatagaaggtgaattgaacgattgcattcacgggcataccacgtatccccaatagcaacttattgcactgaaactcgtacatCCATCCACCGGCatcgtgagctcttgtccatttttccaaatccctcatcaaacatgtgagccattgtctaccttctacatttgatgcggttctgacctgctccaactttttctaaaagtacttgtcctcaagctgtcgagaagcctcctggaacagatcaaagtatccttcacaccatccttctggagtagattcttggcaaggtgccaagtacaccaacgatggtgcaaaggtgcatacccctctatctactctcgcacgtcattaagtatgccctagtgcctatcaaatatgatgccaacctccttgccaggcccaaccacatgtatccgggctagcctcaagaaccatccccaactgtcattgttctccttctcaaccaaagcaaatgccaaaggaaccaacttattgttcgcatcacaggatatggctataagaagtgtgccttagtatttgccaatcaagaatgtaccatcaatggagaagatgggacgacagtgcctaaaggcctcgacacactgagggaagcaccaaaaagcacggaagaatatctacctcccatccttccatgcatttggttttgggatatactcataatgcatgcctataTTCACCACTTTGATTACATTGAAGAGTACTGGCAACTGCTcgtacccatcctcctagtcctcatatatcatcttccacgctcactgcttagccctccaagctttaccataagttatcacataacctccatataatgcctcaacggtcctgataattgttctaACCATCATGTtaggttctccctgcaatattcccatcaaccgcttagcaatgagggtagatgtccaCTGTCGATGCTTCAGTgttagctcatggtcagcacaattgtgtggcccaacaacttttgtgatcttccactttccgatgaccttttgcttccttgcacaaaccctccacaggcagcgttccttgtcacacacaactatgtaacggcactccgcatatgaatgcaagaccttataaggtctctttcgtatcactacaaatgcctacaaccacctcttcaatgcagggaggtccttgaataccctcccattctcaattaccatgttagggctagccttaggagcttctaggagctcatcatcacgtccttctacacatgcctgattggaatgagcaagatcgctgaactcgtgaactcttggatcacggcggtcgggaaagatacgcctcagcatctcaacatcactctctgtcagctctccaatggggcgatcatcattagaatcaagagcccttgccatctcatatgactctaaatcattcataatttcaatacTATTAGAGCCACAGAATCCAACTCTACAGTGCACTTACACAGCAACAGGGGgtacatccacattctcaggaatatctcctgcaacataagtagagaaatgaggaaagaataaaaTAAATGGATGTAAGGAcaagggtaagctcccaataaccatgcagttaagacacttacttgaatgattctgtgtcaaagggatctcatgaggaggatctgccacaacaacatgagtctgacaagcatctccaactaccgcattaGGGGCAGATTGACCATCGGGAatcataggtgcaacctccacatccatattaggttccaggacgggagggtcgatgtgtgcctgctgacccattggtggggaaaacccatgagggatgggatcaactaacacccgacgcacaaccacgtccaaacattgcagctggctctttaGAGccaatctcacatagttctcccactgatccgcacacccAAATGGGATCATTCGcctaaggatgttgggaggagaacctaggtgcagtacaccctcaactgcaatgccatcatctccaaggcaataaagctcctcccgagcccttgtaactatctcactaaatgaaggcctatcattgaatagcataggcacgctttgcatgtcaacaaactcaacatatccatagcgatcgtattcaacggtgcctccatgatatatggtcactaggttgttcatctagttcaaacacataacgaaacacatgtcctttagtccaaattagacgatagatagtacctaacaagtactttctaactacaaactaagtaaataagataataactacctACATAgatatagtgtactcactaaatagctagatcctatttagttaactaaatatataactacctatctaagtagctatctaactatatgtatatacctatgtatctatgtttctatctatctacatatctatctcactagatcactaactaaatcaactatctgagtcatcacattaacaaGTAAATAACAAATAtcaaaactactacactacaatcaaagctaactaagtatgtacattgcatattcacaatttttacctttccaacgactgaGTCACGGACGTCGACGGAGTCACAGCGGACGCCGGGCGTGGGTGAGGccgacgagcagcagcagcactacTTGCCGGTCATGTCAAAAGTGAAAGGGGACCGttatgcctaagaggggggtgaattaggcaacttaaaactctaacactaaactatggcctctttttctacccttagcaaaacctatgcaaaagataaatatctaaatgtgcaactacgattttgctagtatgttgctatctctaccacaaaaggagttatgcaacctaggttccaaacctatcagcTAGCcgatcactaagctaggaaagtaaagcacacactaagattgcaatgtaaatgcgaaagctaaagagtaaggtagagatatgaaaactcccgtcgatgactttggtatttttaccgaggtatcgagaagcgtgcaagcttccccctagtcctcgttggagcccctcgcaagggccaagctcccggtcgggtaactccgtggatagccccgggccttccccacgtgcaagtgggtctccggtgtgccttctggcaagcctcttccggaccgctccctgccgtcttcactatcaagcttacggccgaaccgccgcgggccttgttcccttcggtacacggtggcggccacaccacaaacacggttggtgtgatctcgtaagactacaagccccttcgatgtacaacaatggtgcgcgcaagcaccgagtggtaagaggtatgcaaacctcactaaacattaggcctaaacctagagcaagcgcataagcggtgatctaatcaaccttagcacttcacaaagcatctacgctaatcacctaatgaatcactaagcactatgcaattgaagatcactaaaatagtatatcaacacccttggtatgtttccttagctccactctactcaaatggccggttggggggtctatttataagccccactgagaaagtagccgttgggggtgaaacccagctttctgctactgatcggacgctgctgtcgtcctgaccggacgcgtccggtcactcacaacgGTCACTTGGTCTTCGGCGCgatcaactaatcggacgctgatgGTGTCCGGTCGCAActgcgccgctctggaacctctctggactcgatcggacgctgcagtttcTACATCCGGACGATCAccctctagcgtccgatcagtgctgagcTATTGTCGCGACAGTGGATAGTGTCATCgtcgcgtccgatcacttgaatcctcagtgtccggtcgctgctgctgatgcttgccgttgccgagcatcttgatcggacgtgtccCGTCACTATAAGGGCctcgtccggtcacctctgtgaagctcgtttcttcacgatcttgcgttcgGCTCGGTtcttatcttcgtgcttggacttttcttgatatcttggatcttctcttgtgcttctaggctcttgcttaaggtgttgatcattggatcatcacgtcgtcttcgtccaagtcacgtcttacatcctattgaactacaaaacaatcacttgcaaattcattagtctaatttagttgtgttggtcatcaaacattaaaatccaaagtaaatgggtttagggtccattttccttacaaaaaGCATAGGCATTTGCCAGCACAGTAGCATATACATTCAGGCAAGAACAAAGTTTCATTGAATATAAATAATACAAATTAAAAGGCACTTGACCATTTATGATGAAGCAAAGGTTCACGGAATCACAAAGTGTAGTCTTCCAAACCAGGAACATCATCCTCTCCCGTGACCATGTCTGTCCAATATCAACCATGGGTCCATCCTACAATAATTCAATGCTTAATTCATGTACATGAAAAATATTTGTACTGGATCAGAGATCAGGAAATGAAAAAAATAGCAGTTTCATCAAAAGCACTGGCATTTGCCAGCCATCTGTAGCACAATCATGTCAACCAATCATTCAGCCATTCAGCAGCACATGTATCAAAACCAGCCGGCCATTAGTATGAGGAAAAAATTTAGTACAGCACAGTGCCATGCTGCCTCCTCTATCCCCTCAGCAGGTACAGTAGCATACACACCGGCACAGTAGCATATACATTCAAGCAAGAATAGCAGTTTCATCAAAAAAATAAATAGCAATTCCAAAAAAAAATAGCAGGCAGCTGCTAGCCATGGCAGGCTGAGGCAGCAGGCAGCCACGGCCAGGCGGACACAGCCAGGGCGCCCGCGAACCTGGCTGTCCGCCACTCTGATTGGATCGCGGGCATAGGCTAGAGGGAAAAGCCCCGGTCTGGAGCACTCGACTCTGATCAGATCGTTGGGTGCTGCTCTCCGCGAAGACTAGGCCCTCTACGCCTCCGCCGGCCTCCACGACAAGACCCAGGTGGCCAATCCCGGTGGCAGCCAATCACGGTGGCGGCAGCATGGATAACCCTATGAACGGCAAAACAACTAAATGGAGAAGTAGATCTATGGAGTTTACCTcttggtcggcggcggcgaagaTCCTCTGCCCTCGACGAACGTAGCAGTAGATCGATGGAGCCTCTGCTATGGCGCTAAGGAGACAGCGCGGGAATTTATACGGGAAGCACGAGAAGGAGCGGGAATGAGGATATGCGCGCGACGGAGCAGCGCGTATTTTTATACGCGGTCACGGTGATTTTGCGAAGTGCGGAAAGATGGGGAAGAGATATGGGGAACTCTTGAAGActagtttttctcttttttcccaAATTCCAAAGATGAGGAAGGGATATGGggcactcttggagatgctctgacATTAGTGAAATTCCATTTGGGTTCTCACTTCTCAAATTGGAACACGCCACAGATTGCGTCAGGGCTCGCCATGGTCATCTGCTTCTGCTTGAGATTTTGCTCTGACGAGGTTTTTTCGATGGTAATGACGATGATAAGAGAAATTACAGAGTGGGACAGTAGTTGTTTATCGGAATCTATATGGTTCATGTTCTTTCTGGTTTTGCATTGCCCATTGTTGGACTGATCGTATGGCTGGGACAGTAGTTGTTTATCGGAATCGATATGGTTCATGTTCTTTTGGGTTTAGCATTGCCCATTATTAGACTGATCTTATGGCTGAGACTCGTTCGTTGTTCTCAACTGCAACTTGGTGCTTAGTGTTAATCCACGAAGTGTCAATCCATGATCTAGGATGGAAACATACGTCGAGTCTCTGGGCTTCCACCTGCTTGAGAAATCGAAATCGAAATGTTAGAATGTGATTATCGATCTCCCATTGCGATGTAAACTACACTGGCTCATTGCTTTATAAAGTGCACCACGCAAGAAATGCCAAATCGATTTGTGTTGTGGCGAAAGAATTTAGATAAGAATCTTTGATGTTACAGAATAGAGATGGGTACCAACTACTGCATTTCGTACCAAAATGTGCTCTTTATCTAATAAAATCAGAAGAACGCCAACACATTCATTCCAATTTAACTACAGAAAGTTCAGGAACTAGCTCAGATCCACTCCCATTACAAAGTGTCCAGGGTACCAGTTCATCCTTCTACTAAAAAAGGTGGGCTGAAGATGACGATCACAGGAATAATTAGCAAAAAATGCGAGTTCCCTTGCTAATCAGACTGAAACCTATTATATGGGCGGAAGTGCACTCAATGCCCAATTGCCCATATACGAGTTAAACGTTTGTCAAGCTGCTCCTGtaattctatctctctctatttATTACTATCATCTACTTACAAGCAATTGAGATGATTATCCCAATCAAAATCACACGACTTCTCTATAGCCCTATACACCTGCTTCCACCTCCAGCTGTTCTGACTTCTAACAAGCCCAACCATGCCAGTACTTCAGCGGTTCAGCCACAGCTGGACGATGGCTTGTGCCAACGGATGGTTAGCGTATGATGTCAGCTACACAGAAGTTCTGATCAGTGTGGATTTGTCAGTGTGCACCTTACTACGTGTTTCTTAATTTCTTTCTATGTACACTGGAATCACACCCAGGGATCTGCTAGGATGATGATTAGTTCCGTGGCTTAGATGCTGCCAAGAGAATCATCGCTGGCTGGAGACCCTGGTTGACACAGGCAGTCAGGAAAAGGGTTCTCATAAAATGCCTCTTCTGACCTAAATCTGTCTTTGCCCTTTGTTCCTGAGACCGGACCTTTTCGTTTCCGTGGAGAGCCTTGTCTGAAGTATAGAACAAGAACAAAAATAAGGAACAAACACACATCAGTGTCTTTTAGTTGTCATGCATATCATCAGTTTAATACCTTTTCTGGTGGATGTCTATTATCCTTTGCGATAGCCTCTCCCCTTCCTTTAGTAATCCACTACCAACTTTGTCAAACAATCGAACTAGTGCTTTCCTGGACCAAAGAAAGAAGATGATAAGATGCATAACGAAAAAGTAGAACAAATTGTGAGGACAGTGAGAAGTGAGAAATGCAGTGGTTTGTGATTGTACCTGTCAGGACTGATTGTCTTCCTATGGCCAAGGAAACGCCTGTGACCTGCAACAGCCCGTGCCATGTTCCCCGAATAAGATGGAATAAAGACATCACTCTCCACTGAAACAATATAATCTAAAGCTGCCATTTGAGCAGCATATTGGCTGAAAGGCCGCAACTCCTCAGCTGAGGCAAGTTTTTCCTGCAATGGAGCACACGACATATGTCAAAGTGGCAACTTAAGAAAATTGTATTAAAGGTTACATAACAAATGGAATGATAGTTGCTCTACCTTGTTCATCAGAATAGGGAACCTTGATTGTAAATCAACCATATGTGATTCACCTCCATATATTTCCCCTGCAGCTATGTAGACTGGGGTGCTTGATGGATACCCTAGCCCAGAAAGAAACATGCCGACTTCCTTTGGTGTCAAGGGGCAGTACCCGTGGGATCTTTGTTCTAATGGATCAATGTCCTTCACCTTCCAGTAGGTTGTGTTTTCTCTGTAGATACAGGAGCAGAATTAGATTCAACAGCTGGTAACATCTACTGCTGTTAAAATACAAGCAAGACAGTGTAAATAAACCATAAAGGCCTTGCCTGATCATTGCAAGTTCTTCTGATTCTGTCTGTGATAAACCATATGTGCAGCCACTAAAGGCAAGCATATCCTTCTCATAGCGCAAATGCAAAGCAATATACGGCCCAAATGACCTCATCCTCTCCACCAATAGCTGGAAGAAAATCAGTTAATCTTTGCTTATCTAAACAACACTTGTATTCATTTCAGAGAAATTAATGATCGAGATGGGAAGATATGAGAGAATGATTTACTTTGCCTAGAGCTTCAATTGGGGGAGCAAATCTCAGTGATTGGAAAAAGGCCCAACAACGAAGCTTCTGAATGTCAGGAGGAAGATGGTTGTTTGCAAGGCGGGAATCTGACTTAGCAGCTCGAATGACCTAGTACAAATCATCGATCAGTATCACAGCTCCAAACGTTGCATTAGTAATCACTGCTTAGAATTGGCTAGTATGGAAGTGCACAGTGGTGATTGAATTCAGACCTGGCGATGGTCCCACAGTGGAGAGATCTCATCCTCATAATAATCTACTCCAGACCAACTCTTGAAGTACCTAACAGACTTTGGAGCTTTCACCAACTCCTTTGGCAGTTTTTTCTCAACTTTCACATCATTAGCTAAAGAATTTATGAAGTGTTCTTCATCAAAGACATCTGAAAAGTTGCTGATATTAAAAAGTGGTCTCATCAGTCTCAGATCAGTTCATGGAAGGCTGAAAATAAACCCAGTATATGACCTACCTTTTGTCATGCCAAAATGATTTCTTATCAAGCTCTGGAATGATGAGTGTAGCATTAAGTACGCGCGCAACTGCCACCATATCACTGATCTGCCATAAGAATAAGAATGTTCTATTAAAAAGGAGACAAACATTTGAGGGATTTTGCGTCTATAGTGAAGCTACCCATGATTATTCATTAGCAACACAAATCTACAGTAAACAAAGCGCAGCAGTAAATAAACAATAAAGAAACATTCCCCTTTCTATACCCAAATCACATGAAGCTGATGTTAAGGAAATTAGGAAAAGTACCAATtggcaaaacaaaacaaaaaaaggtttcagttatcttaaccataattAATTAAGGGAACCTAAAGAAAAAATAGCAAATTCTCCTAATTCTTTAAAGTCAAGTACAACTAAAACACTACTAGTAGTTAATCTCAGTTATCTAACAATCTGCATGCACAAGCAGAGTGTAACTGCTTTTGGTCTCCCCTAATAAAACAAACAACTTTCTTTATCCTGCTATGAAGAAAAAAACAAGATAATGACTGAAGCTTGGCATGGATATGACAGAGGCACATCCAAACAAGTGTCATTTATCAGAATCCGAAAAAAGAAAATGAGCATGATACTCAATACCAAGCACCAGCCAAAGAAATTGGGTTATTTGGAttcatgccattataattttcgatgtttggagaaacgccattactattcgcttattttgaagcatgccattacaattcttcgtttcccacaaaaatgccactgaatacgtatggacacagcctgagcccagctgcaggcgtatacgaagacgtatacttcatctcccctgtcactgacacgcgggccccacatgtcatcttcttcttcctctcctcatCTCTCCCTCCGgctctctctctccatcccgacgCGGCCACGGCGGGCGCTGCCGGCAGCGGCGAGGAGCTCCTCCAGGTACTCAGCACCGAGGTCCTCCAGCTCCACGACGAAGCGCTACTGCTCggctgccgcggcggcggcggcgttcttgACCTTGCTCGTTCCCGACACCGCGTCGTTCGctgacgccgccgccaccagaaGCTCGGATTTCTTGCGCTGCTTCTTCTTGGAGTGTCGCGACTTGAGCGCCAGCACGGGCGAGCCTCCCGCGGAggcaccagccgcgccgccgccgcccagcgcGAGCGCTCGGAGTGACTCCTGCGCGCACTCCACGGGGAAGTTGAGCGCGGCGGCGGAGCCCTAGGCGGACACGGCCGCCTGGTCATAGGCCATCACGGCGGCCTCAGCGCTGTCGAAGTTCCGCCGTTCTCCTCCCCCACGGCCGCCTCCGCACCCTGATGAACGCACCCTTGCTAGGCGCCGCCTGCCTCACGTCGGCAACTGCCGACACAGAGGCCTCGTCATCCGCGGCGCGCCAGGGCGGGCGCGACCGGAGCCGTGGGTGAGGAGAGGTCTCGCATGGGTTTGGGATCTGGGAATCCGAGGAGTCGCGGTTGTGGGAAGGCGAAGGAGGGAGGAGTTGCGGCGTTGGGGAAGGAGGGGCGCGACATGGAGCCGGCGGCAGCTAGGGAGGCGGCCCGAGCGTCGTGACCCCGCGCGCCGCGGGCGAGCAGCCGGCGACGGGAGCGCCACAGCCGAGCAGCAGGACGCGGCCGGCGCGGAGCTCACCGCCCGGGCGGCGCGCCGAGGACGCGGCCTGACCGACGTGCTGCTGCTCGCCCGCTTGCTCGCCcgcggcgtgctgctgctgctgctcgcgggctgccggcgtgctgctgctgctgctgctcgccgtggccgtggccgcgtcgggatggagagagagaggaggagaggaggaagaagaagatgacatgtggggcccgcgtgtcagtgacatgggtgatgaagtatacgtcttcgtatacgcctGCAGTTGGACCCAGGCTGTGTCCATACGTATTCAGTGGTATTTTTGTGGGAAacgaagaattataatggcatgctTCAAAATAGGCGAATAATAATGGCGTTTCCCCAAACAtcgaaaattataatggcatgaaTCCAAATAAGGctatgtttagttcgcgaaatgaaaattttgggatgtcacattggatgtttcggggatgtcggaaggggttttcggatactaataaaaaaaactaattacatagctcgcctggaaactccgagacgaatttattaagcctaattaatccatcattagcgcatgttagttactgtagcacttatggctaatcatggaccaattagtcttaaaacattcgtcttgcgatttccaaccaaactgtgcaattagttttttttcgtctatatttaatactccatgcatgtgccgcaagattcgatgtaatagtTTGGAgcgaaaatttttgggaactaaaccaggcctaaccCAAAGAAATTTGGAATGGCAACGAGACAACATCCACCCACCAACCATTCTCAGGAGTAATAAGCACTCTATCTTTGACGCAGTTGAGCCATTCAATCTGTGTCGCTGATAACTCAGTTAACAAAATACTAATTGGGAAACAGACAGCTTACTTTCAATCACCATATACAGCTTAATCAAGCACATCTGACATCACTAAGAAAGAGTGGAACATTAGCAACAGAACACCAACTGCACGTGATTAAAGCACCAAAGGACTGCTCAGTCCCACAGACTGAGTTAGGAGAAGCACATTGAAAGAGCACCAAAGGCGAAAAAGAGCACCAAAAATATATATGCAAAAAAAGCAAAGCTGCTATTGATGGGTGCCACTGTCAACTCTGATCAAACACCCCACATGCCCGAACGACAATATTCTCCCacgctttttttttttgggtgggtGGGGGGTATTAGCCCTCCCCACTCAAGTCAACACATCTAATGCAAATCAATCAATGAATATCTTCGGTCATCAGTAAGGCAAGTGATAAATTTCGACCAGGACGGTCCAGCTTACCCCAGCGCGCATCTGGTTGAGTCCTCCATTGGTGTGTACGAGCAAGTACCCCCTCGACACCACCGGGCCTGCAATGCAAGATGAACGAAATCAGAGCTGCGCACAAGAATTTGGACCACGAGGCGAGAAATCGATGTCGGGGCGAAGTGTGCCAATAATGCGCGTACTTCTGTACTCCGGTGACGGCGCCACGCAGGGCACGAACCGCCGTGCCGGCGCCGGCAGCCACAGCCTCTTCCCCGCCGCGTCGTCCGCCACGCCGTCCAGCTGTCAAATCTAGAGATTAATCCCGGCGTCATAGGCTCCCGTGAATTCAAAAAAGACAAAACAAAGAAAGCAACAGCGGCGGCAATTAGCAGCAAAACAGCATCCGTGGGAGAATCGATCACCTTTCGTGGCGACGCGAGCTGCGGCGGTGCGAACTCCTGCTCCCACCGCAGCTCCTCGATCTCCCGCGGCTGCGAGAGGCGGTAGGGCGCgccggaggaggcggaggagggcgcggcgaGGCCGGAGACGTGGAGCGCGACGGcgagcagcgcggcggcggcggtgacggtGGCGCCCGCGGCTGCGAGGGAGAGCAGCCACCACCGCAGCGCGgcacgccgcgccgccgcgcccgcgggCCTCACCTTCCGGCGCGCCGGCATCTCATCCGCCCGCCTAGGAGAAACACTCCTCCCCTCTCGCCTCTAGCGATCGATGGCGACGCGGCGGCGGCTAATTGGACGCCCCGGCGCGGCAGTGCGCGGGGTTATTCGACTCTGCCTCGACCGGGCGACGGAGGGAAGCCCTTGCCGCGATGCCCTTTTTCTCTCGGCGCGTGATAGCGTGCAGAGCCCTCAACGACGCGGTAAgggtgggagagggagggaggaggggttTATTTGACGGGGAGCGGAGGGGCAATGGCGTTCACCACCCTTCCGGTCCGGGGATGCGGCGCGGCGCGGCCCGCCTTGTGCTTCTCTCTGCTTCCTGGGGCCAGGGGGTGGGGTGTGGAGGCATGTACAGGTTGAAGGTTGAAGAGGCTAAGGTCGAGGCTTCATGGTGGTTTAGCGCAAGCGCAAACCAATTAGCCACATTTTTAGTGCAGCCTTTTCCGGTGTTAAAGAGCCATGCTATATTGCTATTGTAAATTCAATTTGACAGTATTATGAATGCAGGGGCAACTATCTCATTACATATGACAAACTGAATGCAAGTGGAGATAGAACTTTAGTAGAGTTTAGATTTTTATaagatatatagagagagatatagATGTAGATTACAATATCGTCATATTACGCATTaattaatatataaaaaataacaCTGCTATCTCAATGCTCATGTATACATAATTAAGTAGCATGCATGCAGCTATACATGTGAGGACTCTCCAGATAGATaagagatgtgtagtgaaattaTTGTGCACTCTAAGGGTTACTATGATAAGTTTTGCCAATCAATTTTTCAATGTTAGAGCCTATTTGATACGAGAGCTAATTGCTAGTTAGCTATTTTAAACTAAAATTAGCCATAGTGTATATAAACGAAGAGCTAATAGGTGGGCAAATGATTTAGACAAGTCTTCAACTATTTGTTATATAAACTAGCTTGCCAACCTCTGTTAATTTAAGCTAATTTTTAACCTAACTTATAACTTGTCCTAGCGATTACAAACTAGTATAATTGGGTTATCGTCTCTATGTCACTAATTGTGACAGTC
The nucleotide sequence above comes from Miscanthus floridulus cultivar M001 chromosome 18, ASM1932011v1, whole genome shotgun sequence. Encoded proteins:
- the LOC136520591 gene encoding O-fucosyltransferase 7-like, which translates into the protein MPARRKVRPAGAAARRAALRWWLLSLAAAGATVTAAAALLAVALHVSGLAAPSSASSGAPYRLSQPREIEELRWEQEFAPPQLASPRKLDGVADDAAGKRLWLPAPARRFVPCVAPSPEYRSPVVSRGYLLVHTNGGLNQMRAGISDMVAVARVLNATLIIPELDKKSFWHDKSNFSDVFDEEHFINSLANDVKVEKKLPKELVKAPKSVRYFKSWSGVDYYEDEISPLWDHRQVIRAAKSDSRLANNHLPPDIQKLRCWAFFQSLRFAPPIEALGKLLVERMRSFGPYIALHLRYEKDMLAFSGCTYGLSQTESEELAMIRENTTYWKVKDIDPLEQRSHGYCPLTPKEVGMFLSGLGYPSSTPVYIAAGEIYGGESHMVDLQSRFPILMNKEKLASAEELRPFSQYAAQMAALDYIVSVESDVFIPSYSGNMARAVAGHRRFLGHRKTISPDRKALVRLFDKVGSGLLKEGERLSQRIIDIHQKRQGSPRKRKGPVSGTKGKDRFRSEEAFYENPFPDCLCQPGSPASDDSLGSI